One Oryza glaberrima chromosome 11, OglaRS2, whole genome shotgun sequence genomic region harbors:
- the LOC127755422 gene encoding uncharacterized protein LOC127755422, with translation MSFLSVLDFARSSSVSEIRGILHTCSPWGPSCSCWCCSHSLRGIESTPFSGLHTARLGVAAAAGVDTYVPERGQRGHLLRGASMYLDAIVLPLPDGAVGLLWHGSVREERKKKRSRKKNSVRGILSLLSRTCTSAPRSTGGADDWRWQRGGCGGGWDGPTWRRSGWGNVEEGGASDHGGRRQRMQMVVGGCDAVPSPNSDDIIHILGGYAVDR, from the exons ATGTCCTTCCTCTCCGTCCTTGACTTCGCAAGGAGCAGTAGTGTGAGCGAAATCAGGGGCATACTGCATACCTGCTCCCCTTGGGGCCCTTCCTGCTCCTGCTGGTGCTGCTCGCACTCGCTAAGGGGTATCGAATCAACGCCATTTTCCGGCTTGCACACGGCTCGGCTtggcgttgctgctgctgcaggtgtCGATACATACGTTCCAGAACGAGGCCAACGGGGACATCTGCTACGCGGGGCTAGCATGTACCTGGATGCCATCGTGCTGCCCTTGCCAGATGGAGCCGTTGGTCTGCTGTGGCATGGCAGtgtgagagaagaaagaaagaagaagagaagcagGAAGAAAAACAGTgtcaggggtattttg TCTCTGTTGTCTCGCACCTGCACGAGTGCTCCACGCAGCACTGGCGGCGCAGATGACTGGCGATGGCAGCGGGGCGGCTGTGGAGGAGGGTGGGACGGGCCGACATGGAGGAGGTCAGGGTGGGGGAACGTGGAAGAAGGCGGCGCAAGCGACCAtggagggaggcggcagcggatgCAGATGGTCGTCGGAGGTTGCGACGCCGTTCCCTCCCCCAACTCAGATGATATCATACACATCCTTGGAGGTTATGCGGTGGATCGGTGA